The following are from one region of the Chiloscyllium punctatum isolate Juve2018m chromosome 24, sChiPun1.3, whole genome shotgun sequence genome:
- the LOC140494419 gene encoding procathepsin L-like, which produces MPIMRCCLFVDWVLVSMLAAATVSTFDSTLDEAWINWKSLHGKQYKMAEEAYRRALWEDNVRYIERHNMEYAMGKHTFTVGLNQFGDLTTEEFNQRFNGFKEKEIDHTVCELFAAANHVKLPQRVDWSTKGFVTKVKNQHIKLE; this is translated from the exons ATGCCCATCATGAGGTGCTGTCTGTTTGTGGACTGGGTTTTGGTCTCCATGTTGGCTGCAGCCACTGTTTCCACATTTGATTCAACATTGGATGAAGCCTGGATCAACTGGAAATCATTGCATGGGAAACAATATAAAATG GCTGAGGAGGCCTACAGAAGAGCATTGTGGGAGGACAATGTGAGATACATTGAACGGCACAACATGGAGTATGCAATGGGAAAGCACACATTCACTGTGGGATTGAACCAGTTTGGAGATCTG ACCACAGAGGAGTTCAATCAGCGTTTCAATGGATTTAAAGAAAAGGAGATTGATCACACAGTGTGTGAACTCTTTGCAGCAGCgaatcatgttaaattgcctcaGAGAGTTGACTGGAGCACAAAGGGTTTTGTTACTAAAGTGAAGAACCAG